The Spirosoma oryzicola region ATCTATTGGTAACACTCGATAAGCATTATAACCTGTTACCTTATACGCCTGATGAATAACTTGATTCATCAGGCGTATATGTATAGATCCTCCCCAAAGCTCACTTTCTGGGAAGTCGGCGCTTAAGGTTCAATCTTTCCAGACACCAAAATTCGTCTTTAGGAAAGTGGTTGTATTGGCAATGTAATTGTCAAATTCAACAATAGCCGCATAGCAATAGCACTTGGTCGCTTACTGAGAAATTTTACCTGGGCCCCGGCCTAGCCTTCGACTTCTTCGGCTTCAAAATAGCGCTCTGCCAGCTTAACAACCATATCCGGCCGCAACGGCTTGTGCAAAAAATCGACGATAGCATTATCAGACAAAGCGCGTTGGTGGTCATCCGGATTCAGCGAAGTAGTTAGCATAACCACAATAACCTTGGCTTTGTAGGCCTTGTCCAGCTTGTGATACAATTCCATGAAATCCCAGCCTGTCAGACCAGGCATATTGATATCCAGGAAAATGATGCCTGGTCTGGGTATGTGATGGGTTCCTTCGTAATCACCGGAGACCGTCAAAAACGCCAGGGCTTCTTCAACGTTGGTTATTGCTTTAACATTTACTCCTATATCCGCCCTTTCTACCGCCTTCGACTGAGCCAGGTTAATGAACCGGTCATCGTCAACGAGGAGCACACAATCAAGATTCTTAAACTTTTTCATGCTAGCTAATTAGTGTGACTGAAGATCGACGTTCGGAATGGTAAAAAAGAACGTACTTCCCTCGCCAGGTTTCGACTCAACCGTTATTTCTCCGCCGTGCATTTCTACAATTTTTTTGCAGTGAGCCAGTCCGATACCATTGCCATCGTAGGTATCCCGACCATGCAGACGACGGAAGATTAAAAATATTTTATCCTTGAAGGCGGGATTGATCCCGATACCGTTGTCACGTACGGCAAACTTCCAGAAGCGATCAGCTCTTTCGGCTGAAATACTGATTTGAGGAGCGGTGTCTAGTTTTCTAAACTTAATGGCATTACCAATCAAGTTTTGAAATAACTGCCGTAACTCAACAGGATAGGCGGCAAGGGTAGGTAAATCAGCACATTGAATTTCAGCGCCGGACAAGGCGATGTTAGTCGCCAGATCTTTCACGAGTGTACCAACCAGTTGGTGACAGTCAACTGTTGACAGGTATTTCTCTTTACCTAACCGCGCGTAATCCAACAAGCCCTTTATCAGATCGCGCATACGCTCAGTGCTCTGATTGATCACATCGAGGTACATCGCTGCCGTTTCGTCAAGTTGCGGGGCGTATTCATGCTGCAACAACTCGACGAAATTATTAACGTTAAGAAGCGGCTCCTGCAAATCGTGCGAAGCGATATAGACAAACTGTTCCAGCTCCTTATTGCGCGTCTCCAGTTCCTGTAGATGCTTTTTGATCGTTCTTTCGGACTGCGTACGCTCGGTTAGATCACGTGTGATTTTAGCAAATCCAGTAACCTCTCCGCTTTCGTCGTGAACCGCCGTTATGGTAATATCTCCCCAAAATCTACTTCCGTCTTTGCGAATTCTCCACCCTTCATGACAAGCGCTACCAGTAGTCGACGCTTCATTCAGTAGACGGGTAGGCAGATCTAACTGGCGGTCTGTGTCGGAGTAAAATGTTCTAAAATTCTTACCTATGATTTCCCCAGCAAGATATCCTTTGATTTTCTCAGCTCCTTTATTCCATGTTTCAACGTTTCCCTCCTTGTCCAGCAGAATAATAGCGTGATCTTCTATTTCTTCCACCATTCTTAATAATCGGAGCTGGGGCACGCTAATAGTCATATATGTTAGTTTTTAGCTAAGAGTACATTTACTTATCTGTCATCTACTTCTATACCGTTGAGAAACAAATGTAAATCAAATGTACCCACTAATGAATAATTTCTCATATCTGAAAATACTTATTTACCCACGGGTACATTGACTAACATATAGGTAAGCTCTACTATGTATAGCTTTTTTATCGAGTAGGCCACAGGCTCAGCCTGCTATATAGGCTGATGTAAGCACAAACCATCCATTTGTGATTGAAACTGGTAATACGACTCTACTGGGTTACTGATTGACTGTCAGTTCGAAATAGCTTCGAATTGTATTTCAGCAATTAGCGTTAAGTCAGTGAAGAAGTGATGTGATATTTACAGACAATGCTATCTAAAGAGCACTATTAAGGGCTACCTACAAAAAAGGATACGATGAATGCTAAAACGCCCGGTCAAGATATCTTGGCCGGGCATTCTTGATTCATTCAATCGCAGACAATCAGTAGACGCCGTTGCTGTCCGAGACGACTTTCTTAATTAGAAATTGGATAAAGCGCACTTTCCTTGCAGGCTACCATATAAAACTTTATCAATAACATATTGTTTAACCTATCTCAAATCATGTAAACTTATTTACTAAGAGGTATAAAATTGACATGTGAATGAGAACAGAACGTACTCATACCGATTAGTAAATGATTCTTCAAAAACCACAAATACAGTGTTACTTTTAACGTAATAATAATTGGATAAAGCGTATTGCACTTAGGCAAGCTCTACTTTGCGGGGCTTGCTTACTTATTACAGCCTGTCACAACGAACTTTACATATATACGTTCGGTTAAGATTCTTAGATCTTGACTACACAAAAAAAGCCTGACTCGAACTAAGTCAGGCTTTTTTTATTGTACATCTGATAGTAGATAACAAGCGATTGCATAAACAGACATACCCATTTGAACCGTTGTCAGTTACGTAAGATAATCTACTAGCTTGGCTTGTTCAGTGCTTCTTTCCATTCCTGCTGTAGTTCGCTTAAACAAGATCCTGACACTTGTTCAGCTAAGTCATGATTCAATTGGACTAACCCATTATTCACAGGACACATGGTGTCCAATTGACTAATCAACCGGATAAGCTGTAACTGCTCATCTGGATCGATTAGATGAATGAATTTTGCCGCATAACTGAATGCATAGCGTTCTAATGCGTTACTTAATGAGAGCATAATATCTCTTACAACTTATCAGAGTAAACAATCTGACTACATAACGAAATAGAGAATCATTAAGTTACTTAATAATACCTAATATTAACAAATTTCATTCTCAATAACTCTAAAGATTAAGCCGCTTTTTAATGTCGAGGCACCATTGAAGTACGGTTTGTGTATCCTCAATTATCATCAGTGCTTGCTGGGCAATGCTTGTTTCTTCTTCGGTAGTCACCAAATCCTTTCTTAACTCGTCTAATCCGGAAACGATTTTATTTTTAAGTTGAACAAGCTCGATCAGTTGAACCCTATTCTCATCATCTACTAAATCGCTACGAGAATGAAAATCTGTCTGCTCGTCAATAGCTTTTTGTAGTAATGTGTTCCAATGACGAAGTTGATTGATGGCTTCCATCCAATCGCCAAGTACCCCTGAAAGGGGCTGACTGGTAGAGTAATCAGTAGCTTTGTTAATGCGCTTAGTCATGAAGTTTTTCCGGGTAGATAGTCTCTCTTCAACAAAAGATGTATTAATACTCACTCAATAGCAAATAACAACATCCATTACGGCAATTCATACAAGCTCACCTTGTAGTAAGGTACTTACGCTGATACCCGGATCAGGGATCTTTAGCTTAGTAATAATCTGTATAATTTTTCATATCTATCTGCTTACTGACTGCTAGTTAGCTCAGCTTTTATAGTATTTCATCGATTAAATATGCGCTCACTGGGCTCACTATTGGCGATCTCCTATTTGCTCGAGCAAATACATAAACTTTATCGGGTAGCCCTTGGCCAATTTGATGAAGAGTCCAAGAATAGCCCTAGTTGAGAACCAGTCTGCCAAGTACCTCTGTTCATTGGGCAGAAGGGTGTAGAGACAAGTAAGCCCGAATGTATAGTGCTTGGACTTATTGACGATGAACAAACCTCTTTATAGACTGCGGTAACTAGTCTCTAATACAGCCATTTAACGGATAAAGCGCAACCATGATACACTTACGGGTATCATGGTTGCGCTTTATCCTATTTAATTTCCGATTTGATCGTTATTCATCAACAGCCTGTCAGTGTTGCTCTATCATGTTCTTGTATGCGGGCCTATTTTAGAAGATCACTACGACCAGCGACCCGTCATCTGGATGAGAAACAAAATGTATTAACAGATAAGGCTATTGCTTTCTAGAAGTATCCATTAGGGCTTACACGTAAATAGGGGGTTTTCCCCGGAACGAAACGGGCGTATACCCGTAATGTTCGGCAAAAGTAGCTTGTACCTTTGCCTACGATGAATAACCCCCTGCCCTCCAATAATGATGCCAACCTTCATCTGTTTAGAGAACAGTTGGCAGCTTATATACGCAGCGTTCAGGCGCGTAACCGACGCAGTAAATCAGTTATGCAGGCAACACAGCGGCTTGTCAAGCAACTACAGCTTCCACCGATACTATCTTGTTAAAGAGAACTAGTAAAGCGCCGGATTAGCATAGTCCGGAGTTTTCTCTTGAAAATACTATTAGCCCTGCTTTTCATCACGTAATGTCTGTAGCCTTCAAAAGTTCCGACGACTTGCCTAACCCTTCACTGCTTCGCATCTATACGAAAGCAAAAGGGTCTCATTGGGTAACTACCGACAATTTGGTCTATCTAGAGGCTATTGCTAACTATACTTGGTTGCGTTGGGCGGACAGTGCCCCAACCCTTTCTCCCCATACCCTTAAGGTATTTGTCAACCAGTTACCACTTGCTGATTTTGTTCGCATCCATCGGCGCTATCTGGTTAATCGGCAATTTATATTTCAAATAGAAGTAGGATTAGACGGAGCTGTTGCTCACTTAAAGTCAGGATTAAGTCTGCCTGTTTCGCGTCGTAAGCTCGTGTCTTTGCGTCGGCAATTAATAGGCATTCCACTCATTAAAAAAGAGTGACCGATAGCGCACAACTTAGTACTATTTTATACTACGTACAGCTACTGCGATAAACCGAGCTTATGCCTATTATGAGCTAACATACCTACATCTGGCTCCTCAGAATTATTGAATCAGTAAAGTGCGTTCTTCCCTCCGATCGTGGCCGATTTATATAATCGTGATGGTATTATAAGCAAAATGACACTACTTTCATTTTCAGCTAGTTGGAAACGAAACGCCCCCCGTCTTTAAGGGTATGGTTCATTCATACCATGTGCGGTGAAATACGTTTTGCTAAGAAGTTTGGGACTCAATGTCTTTGTAACTAAAAGTTTGACTACAATCTAGGTTTCAAACTTAGTCGTAAGCTAATTCCTAAAACGCATAAAAGCTCGTCTTGCCAATAGTTACCGTTTTGAAGAAGGTTTTGGTCAGAAGGCCGTCTAAAAATCGTCTAGCTGCTGTACCGTTTTTTACACAAAAAAAGCCCGTCAGCGGTAAGGCTGACCGGGCTTATCAGTAAAATAAACTTTTGACTACGCTATGGCCGCACGAGCTTGATCTGCTGGCGCTGGGTTGCTGTACGCACATCCAGTAAGAGGATGCCTTGCGCGTTACCTAGCGGTAGGCTTACCCGGTCTGTAGAAGCTGCCTCCTTAATGCTCTGGCCATGCAGGGTCTGGCCCTGTAAGTCAACTAATTTCAGTTGCACCGTCTGACCGCTTACCACGCTAATCTCTACCTCCGCCGATTGGCCGACGACCGGGTTGCCCAGCACCTTCACCATTAGCAACGAGCCTGCTTCCGGCACTGCTTCACGGGCATTACCGCTACCCGTAGGTTCAGTGCCGTAGAAGATCACTCCGTTCTGATAAGCCGTAACTCGGGCGTTGAGCGTGAAGCTGCTATTGTTGATATACGAGTAGTCGTCGCTCTGCACAAACCGGCTGTAGTCCTGCTTGGTAGCAGTAGCAGGCTGAAGCGGGAAAAAGAACGTAAAGAACGCGTCATAAAGTGAACCGTAAATTAGTTGGATAATACGAAAAGGAAATCCGCATCGTAGATTGTGGACGGGGCGGACAACTACCGGCCCGGGGCCACTTGAGTGTGTCAGTCGCGGGGGCAAATTTAGCCTAATCCCTTCAGATAGAGGTTCCCCATTTCACCCAACATGTAAAAAAATGAACATTTGTGTGGACTACTAAGAACTTTGTCTCTCTAAATGCGCTGGCAGCAGCCTACCTAAAGTTTTACTTTAAGCAGGCTGCTGCCAGAACATAGTTTGGCGAGACTATTTCAACAAAAAAATTACCCGACTTCAAGCGGAGCCGGGCGGTTTTTTATCACACGTATTGAGTCAAGATTCGGTAATGAATGTGCTATCACGACAAGTTTACCGACGCACTTGGTCAACCCTTAACCTGTTGACTAAGTGCGATGGTAATCACCGCTTTCTGACGTTATCGGGTGAGACCATTTTCACGCCTTCCCTAGCATCATCCGAGCGAACCGTGATCCGCCCGCCGTCGGTCCAGCGAATCACAGTCGCGTAGTAAGTATTACGGTTGTAGCCCCAACCATGCGAATTACGACAACCCCGTCACCGGGCCAAAGCATAGAATCTTTTATTGTACCGCAACAAACACCGTGTTTAGAACTAACGCATTGTTACGGATACATACCGTCTATTGAATCAGTCAAGGCGATGTCACGATTGAATTCAGCGAGTGATGGCCTTAGGGGGTTTCGTTTGCTAAATAGCCAGTGAGTGCGCGTGAAGTGAAGCATTTTATCAGGACTCAAAACAGTATTGCAACGCCTGATAATAAAGAAGCGTAACGATCAAATAAAAAGACCGTTACGCTTATAATCAGCAGAGAGGAAGGGATTGTAAACCCCTCAACAAGTACACTCATAATGAACCAGTTAACCTCGTAGGTTAACGGGATGCCACCGACTTTGCTACCTGCTGGATAGAAGGAAAAAGAAATTCTGACTGCATATTCCATTTGACGGATTTAGCGTATGTCCGAATATCTTTCTCAAAATCACCAGTGATAGTGAAAAGCGGTTCTGCAGTGGCATCCTCAGACTTTCCCACTAATAGTGCATCGATAGTTCGTTGATAACCTTCTATCTGACGGTCTTTAGCTTCAAGCAATCTAATGAACCTTTCTTCGAGCTTTTCCAGATATTGTTTTATATATCCATCTGACTCGACCGACTGTTCTTTATCCCTAAAAATATTACCTTCTCCATTCATAAGCCAATTTGGGTTGACGTTTGGGTATACTCTTAAAATAGTTTCCAAGACGTCAAAACCCGGTTTATTTTTTTCATCTACTATATAGTTTATAGTAGTTGACGATTTGCCAATAGATTTGGCAAAAGAATTATTAGACATCTTCAACTCACTTATGAGAGCGGCAAAGCGTTGCCCGACTGTTTGCTGCTTATTTTCCATGTGCTTCCATAGTTTGTAAAAATTGGTAAATGTCTTTTGTCATAACTACATCACTCGGAGACCCGTCTGTAAACCCTCTTATCATTTCGTCTTTCCATTCAACTCCTTCATCATATACATAAGCATACATAGCAGCACGAAAGCAACCAAAGCGATAATTATTATCGTCAATGCTCACTACAATTTTCTTCTTTAAAGAAACTATGGTTGACATCAACTCATAAAGTTGAACACTATTTAGTGGCCGAGATACTTGGCATTCTTTCTTACTGACTAGAGAAAAAGTGTCATCCTCTTTTGAAAGAAATTCGAGAACACTTGACGATTTTGGTGTACTACCGATGCTAAATGTGACCAGCAAAGGCGGCAAACGATCAAGAATTCTCTTTAATTCAACTGATCTTTCCTTA contains the following coding sequences:
- a CDS encoding LytR/AlgR family response regulator transcription factor, with amino-acid sequence MSVAFKSSDDLPNPSLLRIYTKAKGSHWVTTDNLVYLEAIANYTWLRWADSAPTLSPHTLKVFVNQLPLADFVRIHRRYLVNRQFIFQIEVGLDGAVAHLKSGLSLPVSRRKLVSLRRQLIGIPLIKKE
- a CDS encoding response regulator, with protein sequence MKKFKNLDCVLLVDDDRFINLAQSKAVERADIGVNVKAITNVEEALAFLTVSGDYEGTHHIPRPGIIFLDINMPGLTGWDFMELYHKLDKAYKAKVIVVMLTTSLNPDDHQRALSDNAIVDFLHKPLRPDMVVKLAERYFEAEEVEG
- a CDS encoding helix-turn-helix domain-containing protein, producing MENKQQTVGQRFAALISELKMSNNSFAKSIGKSSTTINYIVDEKNKPGFDVLETILRVYPNVNPNWLMNGEGNIFRDKEQSVESDGYIKQYLEKLEERFIRLLEAKDRQIEGYQRTIDALLVGKSEDATAEPLFTITGDFEKDIRTYAKSVKWNMQSEFLFPSIQQVAKSVASR
- a CDS encoding T9SS type A sorting domain-containing protein gives rise to the protein MQSDDYSYINNSSFTLNARVTAYQNGVIFYGTEPTGSGNAREAVPEAGSLLMVKVLGNPVVGQSAEVEISVVSGQTVQLKLVDLQGQTLHGQSIKEAASTDRVSLPLGNAQGILLLDVRTATQRQQIKLVRP
- a CDS encoding sensor histidine kinase: MTISVPQLRLLRMVEEIEDHAIILLDKEGNVETWNKGAEKIKGYLAGEIIGKNFRTFYSDTDRQLDLPTRLLNEASTTGSACHEGWRIRKDGSRFWGDITITAVHDESGEVTGFAKITRDLTERTQSERTIKKHLQELETRNKELEQFVYIASHDLQEPLLNVNNFVELLQHEYAPQLDETAAMYLDVINQSTERMRDLIKGLLDYARLGKEKYLSTVDCHQLVGTLVKDLATNIALSGAEIQCADLPTLAAYPVELRQLFQNLIGNAIKFRKLDTAPQISISAERADRFWKFAVRDNGIGINPAFKDKIFLIFRRLHGRDTYDGNGIGLAHCKKIVEMHGGEITVESKPGEGSTFFFTIPNVDLQSH